The genomic interval AGGCCGAGGTGGACGTCATCTCGCTCATCGCCCCGGAGGCGACCATCAACATCGTCCGCGACTTCGACGTGATCGAGAAGAACCGCGTCGTGCGCCCGGACAGCGTCGTCGGCGTCCTGCAGTGCCCGAACGCGAACTGCATCACCACCGAGCGAGAACCCGTCCAGAGCGAGTTCACGGTGCTCTCCGAGGGCGTCCGCTGTGTCTACTGCGACACGCTCCTCCGGGAGGACATCGCAGAGCACATCGGGTAGCGTTTTCTCGCTCGCGTCCCCACGGTCGAGTATGCGTCTGCCCTCCCCATCGGA from Halomarina salina carries:
- the pyrI gene encoding aspartate carbamoyltransferase regulatory subunit: MSDQELRVSKIRSGTVIDHVPGGQALRVLAILGIDGTGGETVSVAMNVPSDAMGAKDIVKVEDRELSQAEVDVISLIAPEATINIVRDFDVIEKNRVVRPDSVVGVLQCPNANCITTEREPVQSEFTVLSEGVRCVYCDTLLREDIAEHIG